A single Lysinibacter sp. HNR DNA region contains:
- the gatC gene encoding Asp-tRNA(Asn)/Glu-tRNA(Gln) amidotransferase subunit GatC: MPETVPSQEITTEVVRHLANLAKIQLDQGEVTQLTADLSQIVDNIAKVSEVATDDTPATSHPIVLSNVSRPDVVGDNVLTAEQALSGAPEKHDNFFVVSAILGEEQ; encoded by the coding sequence ATGCCTGAAACAGTACCAAGCCAAGAGATCACCACGGAGGTGGTGCGACACCTCGCAAATCTGGCCAAGATTCAACTTGACCAGGGTGAGGTCACCCAGCTCACTGCAGACCTGAGCCAAATTGTAGACAACATTGCAAAGGTGAGTGAGGTTGCCACAGACGATACTCCGGCGACAAGCCATCCGATTGTTCTGTCGAACGTTTCTCGTCCAGATGTTGTGGGCGATAACGTGCTCACTGCTGAACAGGCTCTTTCCGGGGCGCCGGAGAAACATGACAACTTTTTTGTTGTCTCCGCTATTTTGGGAGAGGAACAATAA
- the gatA gene encoding Asp-tRNA(Asn)/Glu-tRNA(Gln) amidotransferase subunit GatA — protein sequence MSHDLTRLSAAELSSLLASGEVSSVEITEAHLDRISAVESQVHAFLHVNDHALVTAAKIDQQRAVGKELNPLAGVPLAIKDVLVTTDMPSTSGSKILEGWMSPYDATVVTRSRAAGLVPLGKTNMDEFAMGSSTEHSAYGPTHNPWDLGRIPGGSGGGSAAAVAAFETPLALGSDTGGSIRQPAHVTGTVGVKPTYGAVSRYGAIALASSLDQVGPCSRSVLDAGLLHDVIAGHDHHDSTSLREPWTSMAAAAREGASGEILRGLRVGVVKQLQNEGFQPGVSQRFNESLELMRAQGAEIIEIDAPHFEYAVAAYYLILPAEASSNLAKFDSVRFGLRVTPEGGGTVDQVMAETRGVGFGPEVKRRIILGTYALSAGYYDAYYGSAQKVRTLIQRDFAQAFERVDVIASPSAPTTAFKFGEKIDDPMSMYLNDVTTIPANLAGTPGMSIPNGLAPEDGLPVGIQFMAPIREDARLYRVGAALEALHEDQWGGPLWAKAPELTTGKDKK from the coding sequence ATGTCCCACGATCTTACACGTTTGAGCGCTGCTGAGCTCTCCTCACTGCTTGCATCTGGAGAAGTGAGCTCGGTTGAGATCACAGAGGCTCATCTGGATCGAATCTCGGCTGTTGAGTCGCAGGTTCACGCCTTCCTGCATGTTAATGATCACGCCCTGGTCACCGCTGCAAAGATTGACCAACAGCGTGCTGTCGGTAAGGAATTGAACCCCCTGGCCGGAGTACCCCTCGCGATTAAAGACGTGTTGGTGACCACCGATATGCCCTCCACAAGCGGCTCCAAAATTCTTGAGGGGTGGATGTCACCCTATGATGCAACCGTGGTGACCCGTTCTCGGGCGGCGGGACTCGTGCCCCTGGGCAAGACAAACATGGATGAGTTTGCCATGGGGTCAAGCACCGAGCACTCGGCGTACGGGCCCACCCACAATCCGTGGGATCTAGGGCGCATACCCGGAGGTTCGGGTGGAGGATCGGCCGCTGCCGTCGCTGCTTTTGAAACACCGTTGGCGCTGGGGAGCGACACCGGTGGCTCTATCCGTCAACCGGCACATGTTACCGGCACTGTTGGAGTAAAACCCACCTACGGCGCGGTGAGCCGTTACGGGGCGATTGCTTTGGCTTCTTCGCTCGACCAGGTGGGTCCGTGTTCGCGTAGCGTGCTTGATGCGGGACTACTGCACGACGTTATTGCCGGGCACGACCATCACGACTCCACTTCCCTTCGTGAGCCGTGGACCTCGATGGCCGCGGCTGCCCGCGAGGGGGCGAGCGGTGAGATTCTACGAGGGTTGCGAGTGGGTGTTGTTAAACAGCTACAAAACGAGGGTTTTCAGCCCGGCGTCTCCCAACGTTTTAACGAGTCCCTTGAGTTGATGCGTGCACAGGGTGCCGAAATCATTGAGATTGATGCACCTCACTTCGAGTACGCTGTTGCCGCCTACTACCTGATTCTCCCCGCGGAGGCCTCCAGCAACTTGGCCAAATTTGATTCGGTGCGCTTTGGACTCAGGGTGACCCCTGAGGGTGGTGGAACGGTTGATCAGGTTATGGCGGAGACTCGCGGGGTTGGGTTTGGTCCCGAGGTGAAGCGTCGAATTATCCTGGGAACCTATGCACTCAGCGCGGGCTATTACGACGCCTACTACGGCAGTGCCCAGAAAGTACGCACTCTTATTCAGCGCGACTTTGCTCAGGCGTTTGAGCGGGTTGATGTTATTGCTAGCCCCAGTGCGCCCACTACGGCGTTTAAGTTTGGTGAGAAGATCGATGATCCCATGTCGATGTACCTCAATGATGTCACCACGATCCCGGCAAACCTTGCGGGTACTCCTGGCATGAGCATTCCAAATGGGCTTGCTCCTGAAGACGGACTGCCCGTGGGCATCCAGTTTATGGCTCCCATTCGTGAGGACGCCAGACTGTACAGGGTTGGTGCGGCCCTTGAGGCGCTCCACGAAGACCAGTGGGGAGGTCCGCTCTGGGCCAAGGCACCAGAGCTCACGACCGGAAAGGACAAAAAATAA
- the gatB gene encoding Asp-tRNA(Asn)/Glu-tRNA(Gln) amidotransferase subunit GatB: MAKAKLMDYDKALELFEPVLGFEVHVELNTATKMFSGAPNNFGSAPNTNLTPVCLGLPGSLPVVNEQAVRYSISLGLALGCSIAEHSSFARKNYFYPDMAKNYQISQYDEPIAYDGSVEIELASGRVVHVPIERAHMEEDAGKLTHMGGSTGRIQGAEYSLVDYNRAGVPLVEIVTRPIMGAEYDAPEIGRQYVSIIRDLVVSLGISDAKMERGNLRCDANISLRPRGQQKLGTRTETKNVNSLRSVERAVRYEIQRQAQILADGGSIIQETRHWHEDTGTTSAGRPKSDADDYRYFPEPDLLPVQPSAALVEELRAALPEHPTLRYRRLKGEWGFTDLEFQDVQNLGLLTEVSDTVSAGASPQAARKWWSGEIARVANARGAEPSSLVSANNVAALAQLVEAGTLTDKLARQVLEGVIEGEGTPQEVVDARGLAVVSDDGSLIAAIDDALAAQPDVLEKIRDGKVQAAGAVIGAVMKAMRGQADAARVRELVLERAQAE; the protein is encoded by the coding sequence ATGGCAAAAGCCAAGCTGATGGACTATGACAAAGCCCTGGAGCTTTTTGAACCGGTTTTGGGTTTTGAGGTACACGTTGAACTCAACACGGCAACCAAGATGTTTTCGGGGGCTCCCAACAATTTTGGTTCCGCACCAAACACCAACCTCACCCCCGTGTGTCTTGGGCTCCCCGGCTCGCTGCCCGTGGTGAATGAGCAGGCGGTTCGCTATTCGATCAGTCTCGGTCTTGCTCTGGGCTGCTCTATTGCCGAGCACTCAAGCTTTGCTCGCAAGAATTATTTCTACCCGGACATGGCAAAGAACTATCAGATCTCGCAGTATGACGAGCCTATTGCCTACGACGGTTCGGTGGAGATTGAGCTTGCCAGCGGTCGGGTAGTGCATGTGCCGATTGAGCGTGCCCACATGGAAGAAGACGCCGGAAAATTGACTCACATGGGTGGTTCAACCGGGCGCATTCAGGGGGCTGAGTACTCTCTCGTTGATTACAACCGTGCGGGGGTTCCCCTTGTTGAGATTGTGACCAGGCCTATCATGGGGGCAGAATACGATGCCCCCGAGATTGGTCGTCAATACGTGTCAATTATCCGCGACTTGGTGGTGTCCTTGGGTATTTCAGATGCCAAAATGGAGCGTGGTAATCTGCGCTGTGACGCGAACATCTCGCTACGGCCTCGGGGACAGCAAAAATTGGGAACCCGAACCGAAACCAAAAACGTGAACTCGCTGCGTTCGGTCGAGCGTGCGGTACGTTACGAAATTCAGCGGCAGGCCCAGATACTGGCCGATGGCGGAAGCATTATCCAAGAAACCCGCCACTGGCATGAGGATACGGGAACAACCTCCGCGGGACGCCCCAAATCTGATGCCGACGATTATCGGTATTTCCCCGAACCTGATCTCTTACCGGTGCAACCCAGCGCGGCTCTCGTTGAGGAATTGCGCGCTGCCCTGCCCGAACACCCCACCCTGCGGTACCGCAGGTTGAAAGGCGAGTGGGGTTTTACAGACCTCGAGTTTCAGGATGTCCAAAACTTAGGACTCCTCACTGAGGTTTCGGACACTGTGTCGGCCGGGGCTTCCCCCCAGGCTGCACGCAAGTGGTGGAGCGGCGAGATTGCTCGGGTTGCCAATGCCCGCGGAGCGGAACCCTCCTCGCTTGTTTCTGCGAATAACGTTGCCGCGCTCGCTCAGCTTGTTGAAGCGGGAACGCTCACCGATAAGCTGGCGCGTCAGGTGCTTGAGGGAGTCATTGAAGGGGAGGGGACGCCCCAGGAAGTTGTTGATGCTCGGGGCTTGGCCGTTGTATCTGACGACGGGTCTCTCATTGCCGCAATCGATGATGCGCTGGCTGCTCAACCGGATGTTCTTGAGAAGATTCGTGATGGTAAGGTTCAGGCTGCCGGTGCGGTTATTGGTGCCGTCATGAAGGCTATGCGCGGCCAGGCTGATGCCGCACGTGTGCGTGAGCTCGTTTTGGAGCGTGCCCAGGCGGAATAG
- a CDS encoding IS1634 family transposase, whose translation MGEYVRRVKTGSGATAVQIVSKTRGVRSIIEHIGSAHTDLELEFMVQTAKTRIRERAQATGQTELQIDTPADPAGPRITMQHSYSRVLYDTLVSVYDRLGFTDAVNDRVFRDLVIARIIEPSSKLDTIRILDNLGLKAPSYSGIHRSLNQAAKGNYRDKFSAACVAFRGTEHLTLVLYDVTTLFFYVEQEDEYRKPGLSKERRLEPQIVLGLLVDEHGFPLQLHSFEGNTAETLTLVPVLDRFRAQHPEVTVSVVCDAGMLSAANLLALETAGYSFIVGSRIAKTPPEVTEYQHDGSELCDGQVFECRQWFGQGERRRERRVVYQYREKRARLDLRNIEKQLEKAKKVVAGTTPVKKSRFVKISGAAKSIDQVLVESARQRAGIKGYVTNLPVLTVSALRVIDAYHQLFNVEASFRMAKTDLKARPIYHRHREKIEAHLTVVFCAIAVSRHIQEATGVSVKKFVQQLARVQDGVIRIEGVEHIVPAAIPAEVRELLTRLGDSGAGH comes from the coding sequence ATGGGTGAATACGTACGCCGTGTGAAAACCGGGTCAGGTGCGACCGCGGTGCAGATCGTGTCGAAAACGCGCGGGGTGCGCAGCATTATTGAACATATCGGTTCCGCGCACACTGATCTGGAACTCGAGTTCATGGTCCAGACCGCGAAAACTCGCATCAGGGAACGCGCTCAGGCTACCGGTCAGACAGAACTCCAGATCGATACCCCAGCCGATCCTGCCGGGCCGCGTATCACGATGCAGCACTCTTACTCGCGTGTGCTCTACGACACTCTCGTCAGCGTTTACGACCGGCTTGGTTTCACTGATGCTGTGAACGATCGGGTATTTCGTGACCTCGTGATCGCGCGTATCATCGAGCCCTCTTCCAAACTCGATACGATCCGTATCCTTGATAATCTCGGACTCAAAGCGCCCTCGTATAGTGGCATTCACCGGTCATTGAACCAGGCCGCGAAGGGCAACTATCGTGATAAGTTCTCTGCTGCCTGCGTCGCGTTCCGGGGGACTGAGCACCTCACGTTGGTGCTCTACGACGTCACCACACTGTTCTTCTACGTCGAGCAAGAGGATGAGTATCGCAAGCCTGGTCTCTCCAAAGAACGCAGGCTCGAACCCCAGATCGTGCTGGGGCTTCTCGTTGACGAACACGGGTTCCCGCTGCAGTTACATTCGTTCGAGGGGAACACAGCTGAAACGCTCACTCTCGTGCCCGTGCTCGACAGGTTTCGGGCGCAGCATCCCGAGGTGACGGTGAGTGTTGTGTGTGACGCAGGTATGCTCTCCGCAGCGAATCTTCTCGCGTTAGAGACGGCTGGTTACTCGTTCATTGTGGGGTCCCGGATCGCGAAGACTCCACCTGAGGTTACCGAGTATCAACACGATGGTTCTGAACTCTGTGACGGGCAGGTATTTGAGTGTCGACAGTGGTTTGGTCAAGGTGAAAGGCGGCGTGAACGGCGGGTGGTGTATCAGTACCGTGAGAAACGTGCCCGTCTGGATCTGCGTAATATCGAGAAACAACTCGAGAAAGCGAAAAAGGTCGTTGCCGGGACCACGCCTGTGAAAAAGAGTCGGTTCGTGAAGATCAGTGGCGCAGCCAAGAGCATTGATCAGGTTTTGGTGGAATCGGCTAGGCAGCGGGCGGGGATCAAGGGGTATGTCACGAATCTACCTGTCTTAACGGTGAGCGCGCTGAGGGTGATTGATGCATACCATCAGCTCTTCAATGTTGAGGCGTCATTTCGGATGGCGAAGACTGACCTCAAAGCCAGGCCGATCTATCACCGGCATCGGGAGAAGATCGAGGCGCATCTCACGGTTGTGTTCTGCGCGATCGCGGTCTCACGGCATATTCAAGAAGCAACCGGGGTATCGGTGAAGAAGTTCGTGCAGCAACTTGCCCGGGTACAAGACGGGGTGATCAGGATCGAGGGTGTGGAGCATATTGTTCCAGCCGCGATACCGGCAGAAGTACGTGAGCTATTGACCCGGCTCGGTGACTCGGGCGCGGGGCACTAA